The following coding sequences lie in one Arachis hypogaea cultivar Tifrunner chromosome 4, arahy.Tifrunner.gnm2.J5K5, whole genome shotgun sequence genomic window:
- the LOC112794705 gene encoding uncharacterized protein translates to MDKCVAAKDLLEILARQGLLDKYISSRNQKETTDMNKPKYSSKRREKGTWRDPVETPTSKGIINYISGGFVGGGITNTSRKRSYRAMMTMEGTQQNSPILTSSANVSFSASDFKSRTPNLDDPVVISLSMGELTVKKVLHDPGSSADVLFYSTFKKMQLSDKSLQPSGGELAGFSGERVPISGYVWMRTTLGELPNSKTLDIQFLVVDCVSLYNIILGRPSLNSFGAIVSTIHLYVKFPL, encoded by the coding sequence ATGGACAAGTGTGTGGCAGCTAAGGACCTATTGGAAATATTGGCAAGACAGGGGCTACTGGACAAATACATCAGCTCCAGGAATCAGAAGGAGACAACTGACATGAACAAGCCAAAGTATAGCTCGAAACGCAGAGAAAAAGGAACATGGCGGGACCCAGTAGAAACCCCCACCTCCAAAGGGATCATAAACTACATCTCAGGAGGTTTCGTTGGAGGAGGaataacaaacacatcaaggaagCGAAGTTACAGAGCCATGATGACAATGGAAGGAACTCAGCAGAACTCTCCCATTCTGACCTCCTCGGCCAACGTCAGTTTCAGTGCTTCTGACTTCAAATCAAGAACCCCaaacttagacgacccagtagtAATCTCATTAAGTATGGGAGAACTGACTGTCAAAAAGGTGTTACACGATCCAGGAAGCAGTGCCGATGTCTTGTTCTACTCCACGTTCAAGAAGATGCAATTAAGCGATAAGTCACTACAGCCATCAGGAGGAGAACTGGCAGGTTTCTCGGGCGAAAGAGTCCCCATATCAGGTTATGTCTGGATGAGGACGACATTAGGAGAACTCCCAAACTCCAAAACACTGGACATCCAATTTCTAGTGGTCGACTGTGTTAGCCTTTATAATATCATTTTGGGACGTCCATCCCTTAACTCTTTTGGAGCCATTGTTTCCACCATTCATTTGTATGTCAAGTTCCCTTTGTAG
- the LOC112796408 gene encoding uncharacterized protein, which yields MSSKSPDPQHFSDYGFDPQINYLQVLEEAMKHKRDTSSSSSRSIDSIHFKLQKPISKDHDSRTSRLHKPAKKKRWWRNALFFFKFRWAHYHQNINNVNDVHQARARAFRASMSGPVYLTESRSGSFSPYYRTARRPSSGPLAGTMMPPAKGDVETPYLSLRDLNMEQQQLQQRVSTSAKPIYLVT from the exons ATGTCTAGCAAGTCCCCAGACCCTCAACATTTCAGTGACTATGGCTTTGACCCTCAAATCAACTATCTCCAA GTTTTGGAGGAAGCCATGAAGCACAAGCGTGACACATCTTCATCTTCGTCAAGATCCATAGACTCCATACACTTCAAGCTTCAAAAGCCCATTTCCAAGGATCATGACTCAAGGACCAGCAGGCTTCACAAGCCCGCCAAGAAGAAGCGCTGGTGGAGAAATGCCCTCTTCTTCTTCAAGTTCAGGTGGGCCCACTACCACCAAAACATCAACAACGTTAATGATGTTCACCAGGCCCGGGCCCGGGCCTTCCGGGCCTCAATGTCAGGCCCGGTGTACTTGACGGAGAGCAGAAGCGGGTCCTTCTCCCCTTACTACCGTACTGCCAGGCGGCCGTCCTCCGGGCCCCTGGCCGGAACCATGATGCCGCCGGCGAAGGGTGACGTGGAAACACCTTACCTGAGCCTGAGGGACCTGAACATGGAGCAGCAACAACTCCAACAGAGGGTGTCCACCTCAGCCAAGCCCATATACTTGGTCacgtaa